One stretch of Mesotoga infera DNA includes these proteins:
- a CDS encoding EamA family transporter: MKRSGDGMAILAYILVSFFWGSTYLAIKIGVEGMPPMFFAGVRFLIAGLIMIAFSYIRGYAFPASKRESAKLSLIGLFMLLGGNGLVVFAEQWVDSGVASLIMATIPIFAGVLEHFFIRTTRLTLKALSGLLLGFFGVYFLLVPAEHGISIDIPGILMLLSASFLWSTGTVLSRTFKGKSSIVSNIGIQMFAGGVGLMFVSAVSGEFSRVRFSMNSFLAIAYLVVFGSLIAYSSYIYLLQKWPATKAGTYAYINPLVAVSLGAIFLGEKINFLMILSMAAVLLGVLIVQKSKIKVSE; encoded by the coding sequence TTGAAGAGAAGTGGAGATGGAATGGCGATCCTCGCTTATATTCTCGTCAGTTTCTTTTGGGGATCGACCTATCTGGCAATAAAAATCGGTGTTGAGGGAATGCCGCCGATGTTTTTTGCCGGCGTCAGGTTCCTCATAGCTGGCTTAATTATGATTGCTTTCTCGTATATCAGAGGCTACGCCTTTCCCGCAAGCAAGCGCGAGTCTGCTAAATTGTCGCTTATCGGTCTATTCATGTTGCTCGGTGGAAATGGCCTCGTTGTGTTTGCAGAGCAGTGGGTAGATTCAGGTGTTGCTTCTCTCATAATGGCTACCATCCCGATCTTTGCCGGGGTATTGGAGCACTTTTTCATTAGAACTACTCGGTTGACTTTGAAGGCGCTTTCGGGACTTCTACTGGGTTTTTTCGGTGTCTACTTTCTTCTGGTTCCTGCCGAACATGGTATTTCTATCGACATCCCAGGAATACTTATGCTTCTCTCTGCCAGCTTCCTCTGGTCTACTGGAACGGTACTCTCAAGAACCTTCAAGGGGAAAAGTTCGATAGTGTCAAATATCGGGATTCAGATGTTTGCGGGTGGTGTGGGGCTGATGTTTGTTTCGGCCGTTAGCGGTGAGTTTTCCAGAGTAAGGTTCTCGATGAACTCTTTTCTGGCAATCGCTTATCTCGTTGTTTTCGGGTCCCTGATTGCCTACAGCAGCTACATATATCTTCTTCAAAAGTGGCCCGCAACAAAAGCCGGTACTTATGCATATATAAATCCTCTTGTCGCCGTCTCTCTGGGAGCCATCTTTCTCGGCGAGAAGATCAATTTTCTCATGATCCTTTCTATGGCTGCTGTTCTTCTCGGAGTTCTTATAGTTCAGAAATCCAAGATCAAAGTATCGGAATAA
- a CDS encoding ATP-binding cassette domain-containing protein, giving the protein MAETLIKIKNLKTYFPVKKSIFSKKLFVRAVDDVNMDIPTGSTFAVVGESGSGKTTLARTVLRLIEPTSGEIEFEGRDILGLKGRDLLEVRRNMQIVFQDPYNSLHPRKLIKNIIGEGMKIHFKITDVEIRDRIAAVLKEVGLIDDHMYRYAHEFSGGQRQRIAFARAMVLKPKFIVLDEPTSALDVSVQAMVLKMMKEIKVQENLTYMFITHNLSLVDYIADRVAVMYVGEVVEMGDKSTIFEHPSHPYTDLLMASNPVPDPKFVREKRLMKGEIPSSINPPSGCRFHNRCPFADERCEREEPELREIKPGHFVRCHYPL; this is encoded by the coding sequence ATGGCTGAGACCTTGATCAAGATCAAGAACCTGAAGACTTACTTCCCGGTTAAGAAGTCGATCTTCTCGAAGAAGCTCTTTGTTAGAGCAGTAGACGACGTGAATATGGACATTCCAACGGGCTCAACCTTTGCCGTGGTCGGAGAGTCTGGCTCGGGAAAGACGACTCTTGCCAGAACTGTTTTGAGGCTTATCGAGCCGACCTCAGGTGAGATAGAATTCGAAGGAAGGGACATACTTGGACTCAAAGGCAGGGACCTGCTCGAAGTTAGAAGAAATATGCAGATCGTTTTCCAGGACCCGTACAATTCGCTTCATCCCAGAAAACTGATTAAGAACATAATTGGGGAAGGAATGAAGATTCATTTCAAGATCACCGACGTCGAAATAAGAGACAGGATAGCGGCCGTTCTGAAAGAAGTAGGGTTGATAGACGATCACATGTACAGATACGCACATGAATTCTCTGGTGGGCAACGTCAGAGAATCGCATTTGCCAGAGCCATGGTTCTCAAACCGAAGTTCATCGTCCTTGACGAGCCAACCTCGGCGCTGGATGTCTCAGTTCAGGCAATGGTTCTCAAAATGATGAAAGAGATAAAGGTTCAAGAAAATCTGACGTATATGTTCATAACACACAATCTGTCTCTAGTGGATTATATTGCCGACAGAGTGGCCGTTATGTATGTCGGAGAAGTAGTTGAGATGGGCGACAAGAGCACGATATTCGAGCATCCCTCTCACCCATACACTGATCTGTTGATGGCTTCCAACCCTGTCCCGGATCCGAAGTTCGTAAGGGAGAAGCGTTTGATGAAAGGGGAGATACCCAGTTCGATCAATCCACCATCGGGCTGCAGATTCCACAATAGGTGCCCATTTGCCGATGAGAGATGCGAGAGGGAAGAACCAGAGTTGAGGGAGATAAAACCCGGTCATTTTGTAAGGTGCCACTATCCACTCTGA
- a CDS encoding ABC transporter ATP-binding protein, whose product MELRGKLLDISNLKVSFHTYRGVVKALNGVELWMDSGDRLGVVGETGCGKSVTSLAVMRLIEQPGEIQEGKVIFNGTNLVELSEEKMNRVRGVEMSMIFQEPRSSLNPVMKVGYQIGESIAKSKKIKIKQTYPEVKEILRLVGLDPERVMNSYPHELSGGMSQRVMIGMGLASHPKLLIADEPTSALDVTIQAQILELLDELARKMGNAVMLITHDMGVVAEFCDKVLVMYAGNSVEYASTAKLFEKPLHPYTGGLLQAVPRVGRTDELMAIKGTVPDLVNPPSGCRFHPRCPHAMDICKVERPPFVEIEPDHYVACYLFKGKSEVREDG is encoded by the coding sequence ATGGAACTAAGAGGAAAACTACTTGACATATCTAACCTGAAGGTCTCTTTTCACACATACAGGGGAGTAGTGAAGGCACTGAACGGCGTTGAACTCTGGATGGATTCCGGAGATAGGCTTGGAGTAGTGGGAGAAACCGGCTGCGGAAAGTCGGTAACGTCGCTCGCGGTAATGCGATTGATAGAACAGCCAGGAGAGATTCAGGAAGGAAAAGTTATTTTCAACGGCACGAATCTTGTTGAACTCTCTGAAGAGAAGATGAACAGAGTGAGGGGCGTTGAGATGTCGATGATCTTCCAGGAGCCGCGTTCATCACTGAACCCAGTAATGAAGGTAGGCTATCAGATAGGAGAGTCTATTGCGAAATCCAAGAAGATCAAGATCAAACAGACCTACCCGGAGGTCAAAGAGATACTCCGCCTTGTCGGGCTCGATCCCGAAAGAGTTATGAACAGTTATCCTCATGAGCTTAGTGGCGGAATGTCACAAAGAGTGATGATAGGAATGGGCCTTGCAAGTCATCCTAAGCTGCTAATCGCAGACGAACCAACATCCGCTCTTGACGTTACCATTCAAGCTCAGATTCTTGAGTTGCTCGACGAACTGGCCAGAAAGATGGGCAACGCCGTCATGTTGATTACGCACGATATGGGTGTCGTTGCCGAGTTCTGTGACAAGGTCCTTGTAATGTACGCCGGAAACTCGGTCGAATATGCGTCAACAGCCAAACTGTTCGAAAAGCCGTTACATCCTTACACGGGCGGTTTGCTTCAGGCGGTGCCTAGAGTAGGAAGAACAGATGAACTCATGGCAATAAAGGGAACTGTTCCCGATCTGGTTAACCCTCCATCTGGCTGCCGATTCCATCCGAGATGTCCGCACGCGATGGATATCTGCAAAGTGGAAAGGCCACCATTTGTGGAGATCGAACCCGATCATTATGTTGCCTGCTATCTCTTCAAAGGAAAGAGCGAGGTGAGAGAAGATGGCTGA
- a CDS encoding ABC transporter permease, with product MAKTVKVSKPFMDDLKHTVFLWRKSRLTMVGSALILIFLLMAAFAPLIAPYDPVQQNLQDKLQAPSWQHLFGTDQFGRDIFSRVVIGSRIALWIIFLVSVISGSIGIIVGVTAGYFGGIVDEVLMRITDMFLAFPSLVLAMAFAAMLGPNLTNTIIAISIVTWTTYARLSRAEAIKVKSQPYIEAIRAAGGGNLRIMFLHVLPMCISPVLVQLTLRMGTIILTAASLGFLGLGVQPPTPEWGAMVSDGRNYLIDQWWISTFPGIFIAFVVLGFNLLGDGIRDMLDPRLRR from the coding sequence ATGGCTAAGACAGTGAAAGTATCTAAACCATTCATGGATGATTTGAAGCACACAGTCTTTCTCTGGAGAAAGAGCCGCCTTACAATGGTCGGATCGGCATTGATTCTGATCTTTCTTCTCATGGCAGCTTTTGCGCCACTTATTGCTCCATACGATCCCGTACAGCAGAATCTGCAGGACAAGCTGCAGGCACCCAGTTGGCAGCATCTCTTTGGAACTGATCAGTTCGGAAGGGATATCTTCAGCAGGGTAGTTATAGGATCGAGAATCGCTCTGTGGATTATATTCCTGGTTTCGGTAATCAGTGGCTCAATAGGTATCATTGTGGGTGTTACGGCGGGCTATTTTGGCGGGATTGTTGACGAGGTGCTCATGAGAATAACCGACATGTTCCTGGCCTTTCCAAGTCTCGTGCTCGCTATGGCCTTTGCGGCTATGCTGGGGCCAAATCTAACAAACACGATAATTGCCATATCTATTGTCACGTGGACTACATACGCGAGGCTTTCAAGAGCGGAAGCTATAAAAGTCAAATCGCAACCATATATTGAAGCAATTCGCGCGGCCGGCGGAGGCAATCTCAGGATAATGTTCCTTCACGTGCTTCCGATGTGTATCTCTCCCGTTCTGGTTCAGTTGACTCTCAGGATGGGAACCATAATCCTCACCGCAGCAAGTCTCGGTTTCCTCGGATTGGGCGTTCAACCTCCAACACCGGAGTGGGGAGCCATGGTTTCCGATGGAAGGAATTACCTGATCGATCAGTGGTGGATATCTACCTTCCCGGGAATATTCATTGCTTTCGTCGTTCTTGGATTCAATCTCCTCGGTGACGGAATAAGAGACATGCTCGATCCAAGGTTGAGGAGGTAA